Proteins co-encoded in one Pseudomonas beijingensis genomic window:
- a CDS encoding AraC family transcriptional regulator, which translates to MKPQPMRLGDLSVGFVHSLADAVASHGQDPKPLLEQYGLDAARLAEPGARLSIPRYMRLGHAAIQQTQDPALGLRMGQLGRLSQAGLAGVTAAQAPTVREAARCMTRFEPLYGSNYRGQSSFHEDARGAWLRFYSISPYNAYNRFVVDSIIAGWLAQLSSVSGVALRPERIEIEFEEPAYLEAYRTLGDCPIQFGAEQNQLRLDLDSLAQRNPQHCPSTWHYLVQLCERELEQLTRTRSLRERIIQLLGPLLSGGREPDLEEVATRLKLPTWTLRRKLAEEGTQFRAILNDTRRDLAMTYIRDTELAFGEIAYLLGFASAEAFQRAFKRWNDQTPGEFRRSHRGR; encoded by the coding sequence ATGAAACCGCAGCCGATGCGCCTGGGGGACCTGTCAGTGGGCTTCGTCCATAGCCTGGCTGACGCGGTCGCCAGCCATGGGCAAGACCCCAAGCCTTTGCTGGAACAGTACGGCCTCGATGCCGCGCGCCTGGCCGAGCCCGGAGCACGCCTGTCGATCCCACGCTACATGCGCCTGGGCCACGCCGCGATTCAACAGACCCAAGACCCGGCCCTGGGCCTGCGCATGGGCCAGCTCGGGCGCTTGAGCCAGGCCGGGCTGGCGGGCGTTACCGCCGCCCAGGCGCCGACCGTGCGCGAGGCGGCCCGCTGCATGACCCGCTTCGAGCCGCTGTATGGTTCCAACTATCGCGGCCAGTCGAGTTTCCATGAGGATGCCCGCGGCGCCTGGCTACGGTTCTATTCCATCAGCCCCTATAACGCCTACAACCGCTTCGTCGTGGACTCGATCATTGCCGGCTGGCTGGCGCAATTGTCCAGCGTCAGCGGCGTCGCGCTGCGACCCGAACGCATCGAAATCGAATTCGAGGAGCCGGCGTACCTGGAAGCCTACCGCACCCTCGGTGACTGCCCGATCCAGTTTGGCGCCGAACAGAATCAACTGCGCCTGGACCTGGACAGCCTCGCCCAGCGCAACCCACAGCATTGCCCCAGCACCTGGCACTATCTGGTTCAGTTGTGTGAACGGGAACTGGAACAATTGACCCGCACCCGCAGCCTGCGTGAGCGCATCATCCAACTGCTGGGACCGTTGCTCAGCGGCGGCCGGGAACCCGACCTGGAAGAAGTGGCGACTCGCCTGAAGCTGCCGACCTGGACCCTGCGTCGCAAGCTGGCCGAGGAAGGCACGCAATTTCGCGCCATCCTCAACGACACCCGCCGAGACCTCGCCATGACCTACATACGCGATACCGAACTGGCGTTCGGCGAAATCGCCTACTTGTTGGGTTTTGCCTCAGCCGAGGCCTTTCAACGAGCCTTCAAGCGCTGGAACGACCAGACGCCTGGGGAGTTTCGTCGTAGTCACAGAGGGCGCTGA
- a CDS encoding carbon-nitrogen hydrolase family protein, producing MRKFLYLLFSLALIAALVTYALWTTERPAGHYLSDLRINLAVDQGTPADRGNLLGIQPELFPTDYQSPERLHRKLAAYLQAARDMGFLNAKTVVVLPEHIGTWLMVGGEKDELYQATTLKEAMHWLAVSNPLAFIQALVSAQGDNRLDDAYLRMKAERMAHDYQALFGGLAKEFGVTLVAGSIVLPEPSVSEGELKIGRGALYNSSLVFGSDGRPIGQPQRQRHPVFEQRDVLGAEQPAAPLVIDTPAGRLGVLIGSDSWYPLHYRQLNEQGAQLIAVPAFVIGRGAWDKPWSGYKGLSTPSEVSLKPGEVSEGQAWHRLTLTGQLPISHARGGISVFLRGQFWDSGSAGQSFISHNGQHFPDGEVRGARLLNLWL from the coding sequence ATGCGCAAATTTCTGTACCTGCTGTTTTCACTGGCCTTGATTGCCGCCCTGGTCACCTACGCACTGTGGACGACCGAGCGTCCGGCGGGTCACTACCTGTCAGACCTGCGCATCAACCTGGCGGTCGACCAGGGCACGCCCGCCGACCGCGGCAACCTGCTGGGTATCCAGCCCGAACTGTTCCCCACCGACTACCAGAGCCCCGAGCGCCTGCACCGCAAGCTGGCGGCCTATCTGCAAGCGGCTCGCGACATGGGCTTTCTCAATGCCAAAACCGTGGTGGTGCTGCCCGAGCACATCGGTACCTGGCTGATGGTCGGCGGCGAAAAAGACGAGTTGTACCAGGCCACGACTCTGAAGGAAGCCATGCACTGGCTGGCGGTCAGCAATCCGCTGGCGTTCATCCAGGCGCTGGTCAGCGCTCAAGGCGATAACCGACTGGACGATGCCTACCTGCGCATGAAAGCCGAACGCATGGCCCATGACTATCAAGCGCTGTTCGGTGGGCTGGCCAAGGAGTTCGGCGTAACCCTGGTGGCAGGCTCCATCGTGCTGCCCGAGCCCAGCGTCAGCGAAGGCGAGCTGAAGATCGGCCGTGGCGCGTTGTACAACAGCAGCCTGGTGTTTGGCAGCGATGGCCGGCCGATTGGCCAGCCACAACGCCAGCGACATCCGGTATTTGAACAGCGGGATGTACTGGGCGCCGAACAGCCAGCCGCTCCCCTCGTCATCGACACCCCAGCCGGACGCCTGGGTGTGCTGATCGGCAGCGACAGTTGGTACCCGCTCCACTACCGGCAGCTCAACGAACAGGGTGCGCAACTAATCGCAGTGCCTGCCTTCGTCATCGGTCGCGGCGCCTGGGACAAACCCTGGAGCGGTTATAAAGGCCTGTCCACACCGAGCGAAGTGAGCCTCAAGCCCGGTGAAGTGAGCGAGGGGCAAGCCTGGCATCGCCTGACACTGACCGGCCAATTGCCCATCAGCCACGCCCGGGGCGGCATCAGCGTGTTCCTGCGTGGCCAGTTCTGGGACAGCGGCAGCGCCGGCCAGAGTTTCATCAGCCACAACGGGCAACACTTTCCCGATGGCGAAGTCCGTGGCGCGCGCCTGCTGAACCTGTGGTTGTGA
- a CDS encoding DUF3422 domain-containing protein yields MHPQRKMLHNELHARPSLYFDEPAHVFHLAFLGDNGQCNALLERLSPDTVTAEAAQGITRLEGHPLKWERHAEFFTLTLVVPASSDELQWTTLPESLARGIEGHAQHLINAVQVVVRAEASLDLPSYGFKDLCGSCVGGGDAVVWSDFRLTEDGTNRLLFINRRLNAYRQGRMIRRLLEIETYRMMASLSLNIAKALDPQLNEFDRTLVSLSERNANASGVHAKALLEDIALLSRQVVSSTVRNRHRFSATRAYAQLVFERLGELRESHLGDCQRLGVFIERRFKPTVRYCAATEQRLEQLAMSVANLGDLLQARVQVEMEDQNAEILRSLNARADAQIKIQRAVEGLSIIAITYYLINLFKLVYSGLHTLGANLSAREALLGMTPPVLLIMLLILIRIRKAKNH; encoded by the coding sequence ATGCATCCCCAACGAAAAATGCTGCACAACGAGTTGCACGCCCGCCCGTCGTTGTATTTCGACGAACCGGCCCACGTCTTCCACCTGGCGTTTCTGGGCGACAACGGCCAGTGCAACGCGCTGCTTGAGCGACTGAGCCCTGATACCGTCACAGCGGAAGCCGCGCAAGGCATCACCCGCCTCGAAGGCCATCCACTCAAGTGGGAGCGCCATGCCGAGTTCTTCACCCTGACCCTGGTCGTGCCGGCCAGCAGCGATGAGTTGCAATGGACAACGCTGCCCGAAAGCCTTGCCCGAGGTATCGAGGGTCACGCCCAGCACCTCATCAATGCCGTTCAGGTGGTGGTTCGCGCAGAAGCCAGTCTCGACCTGCCCAGCTACGGTTTCAAGGACCTTTGCGGCTCATGTGTGGGTGGTGGCGATGCGGTGGTCTGGAGCGATTTTCGCCTGACCGAGGATGGCACCAATCGCCTGCTGTTCATCAACCGACGGCTCAACGCTTATCGCCAGGGCCGCATGATCCGGCGCCTGCTGGAAATCGAGACCTACCGGATGATGGCGTCCTTGTCGCTGAATATCGCCAAGGCACTGGACCCGCAACTGAATGAATTCGATCGCACCCTGGTGAGCCTGTCCGAACGCAACGCCAATGCCAGCGGTGTGCACGCCAAGGCGCTGCTGGAGGACATTGCCCTGCTGTCTCGCCAGGTGGTCAGCAGCACGGTCAGGAATCGCCACCGATTCAGCGCGACCCGCGCCTACGCACAACTGGTGTTCGAGCGCCTGGGGGAGTTGCGTGAAAGTCACCTGGGGGACTGCCAGCGACTGGGCGTGTTCATCGAACGGCGTTTCAAGCCCACGGTGCGTTATTGCGCAGCCACCGAACAGCGCCTCGAACAACTGGCCATGAGCGTCGCCAACCTGGGTGACCTGCTGCAAGCCCGCGTGCAAGTCGAGATGGAAGACCAGAACGCCGAGATCCTGCGCAGCCTCAATGCCCGCGCCGATGCCCAGATCAAGATCCAGCGCGCGGTGGAAGGCTTGTCGATCATTGCCATCACCTACTACCTGATCAACCTGTTCAAGTTGGTCTACAGCGGGTTGCACACCTTGGGCGCAAACCTCTCGGCCCGCGAAGCGCTGCTGGGCATGACGCCGCCGGTGCTGTTGATCATGCTGCTGATTCTGATCCGAATCAGGAAGGCCAAAAACCACTAG
- a CDS encoding oxidoreductase, which translates to MTASHYPHLLAPLDLGFTTLRNRTLMGSMHTGLEEKPGGFERMAAYFAERARGGVGLMVTGGIGPNDEGGVYSGAAKLTTEEEAFKHQIVTRAVHEAGGKICMQILHAGRYAYSPKQVAPSAIQAPINPFKPKALDEEGIEKQISDFVTCSVLAQKAEYDGVEIMGSEGYFINQFLAAHTNHRTDRWGGSYENRMRLPVEIVRRVREAVGPNFIIIFRLSMLDLVEGGSTWDEIVLLAKAIEQAGATIINTGIGWHEARIPTIATKVPRAAFSKVTAKLRGSVNIPLITTNRINTPEVAEQILAEGDADMVSMARPFLADPEFVNKAAAGRSDEINTCIGCNQACLDHTFGGKLTSCLVNPRACHETELNYLPVTQVKKIAVVGAGPAGLSAATVAAERGHQVTLFDSASEIGGQFNVAKRVPGKEEFFETLRYFKRKLQTSHVELCLDTRVDVAQLVAGGYDEIILATGIAPRVPAIPGVEHAKVLSYLDVILERKPVGRSVAVIGAGGIGFDVSEFLVHQGVATSQDREAFWKEWGIDTHLEARGGVAGIKAEPHAPARQVFLLQRKTSKVGDGLGKTTGWIHRTGLKNKQVQMLNSVEYLKIDDDGLHIRIGEAGEPQVLAVDNIVICAGQDPLRELQEGLEAAGQTVHLIGGADVAAELDAKRAINQGSRLAAQL; encoded by the coding sequence ATGACCGCCTCTCATTACCCGCACCTGCTGGCCCCGCTGGACCTGGGTTTCACCACGTTGCGCAACCGTACCCTGATGGGCTCGATGCACACCGGGCTGGAAGAGAAACCCGGTGGCTTCGAACGCATGGCAGCCTACTTTGCCGAGCGCGCCCGGGGCGGCGTGGGCCTGATGGTCACCGGTGGGATCGGGCCGAACGACGAGGGCGGTGTCTACTCGGGCGCCGCAAAGCTGACCACGGAAGAAGAGGCGTTCAAGCACCAGATCGTGACCCGGGCCGTACACGAGGCCGGCGGCAAGATCTGCATGCAGATTCTCCATGCCGGGCGCTACGCCTACAGCCCCAAGCAAGTGGCACCGAGCGCGATCCAGGCGCCAATCAACCCGTTCAAGCCCAAGGCACTGGACGAGGAGGGCATCGAGAAGCAGATCAGCGATTTCGTTACCTGCTCGGTCCTGGCCCAGAAGGCCGAATACGACGGCGTCGAGATCATGGGTTCGGAAGGTTATTTCATTAACCAGTTCCTGGCGGCCCATACCAACCACCGCACCGACCGTTGGGGCGGCAGCTATGAAAACCGTATGCGTCTGCCGGTGGAAATCGTCCGCCGGGTGCGCGAAGCGGTAGGCCCGAACTTCATCATCATTTTTCGTCTGTCGATGCTCGATCTGGTGGAAGGCGGCAGCACCTGGGACGAAATCGTCCTGTTGGCCAAGGCCATCGAGCAGGCCGGCGCGACGATCATCAACACCGGTATCGGTTGGCACGAAGCACGAATTCCCACCATTGCCACCAAGGTTCCGCGGGCGGCGTTCAGCAAAGTCACGGCCAAGCTGCGCGGTTCGGTGAATATCCCGCTGATCACCACCAACCGCATCAACACCCCGGAAGTGGCCGAGCAGATCCTGGCCGAAGGCGATGCCGACATGGTCTCCATGGCGCGGCCGTTCCTGGCCGACCCGGAGTTCGTCAACAAGGCCGCTGCCGGTCGCAGCGATGAAATCAACACCTGCATCGGCTGCAACCAGGCGTGCCTGGACCATACTTTTGGCGGCAAGCTCACCAGTTGCCTGGTCAACCCGCGGGCCTGCCACGAAACCGAGCTGAACTACCTGCCGGTGACCCAGGTGAAGAAAATCGCTGTGGTCGGTGCCGGCCCGGCGGGGTTGTCCGCAGCCACGGTGGCGGCCGAGCGTGGGCACCAGGTGACGCTGTTCGATTCGGCCAGTGAAATCGGTGGCCAGTTCAACGTTGCCAAGCGCGTGCCGGGCAAGGAAGAGTTTTTCGAAACCCTGCGCTACTTCAAGCGCAAATTGCAGACCAGCCATGTCGAGCTGTGCCTCGACACCCGGGTGGATGTGGCGCAATTGGTGGCTGGCGGTTACGACGAGATCATCCTCGCTACCGGCATCGCCCCACGCGTGCCGGCGATTCCTGGGGTGGAGCATGCCAAGGTGTTGAGCTACCTGGACGTGATCCTCGAACGCAAGCCAGTGGGCCGCAGTGTCGCGGTGATCGGTGCCGGAGGGATTGGCTTCGACGTGTCGGAATTCCTGGTGCACCAAGGCGTTGCCACCAGCCAGGACCGTGAGGCGTTCTGGAAGGAGTGGGGTATTGACACGCACCTTGAGGCTCGTGGCGGCGTGGCCGGGATCAAGGCCGAACCCCATGCACCGGCGCGCCAGGTGTTCCTGCTGCAACGCAAGACCTCCAAGGTCGGTGACGGCCTGGGCAAGACCACCGGCTGGATTCACCGCACGGGCCTGAAGAACAAGCAGGTGCAGATGCTCAACAGCGTCGAGTACCTGAAGATCGACGATGACGGCCTGCACATTCGTATCGGTGAAGCCGGCGAGCCGCAGGTGCTGGCCGTGGACAATATCGTGATCTGCGCCGGCCAGGATCCGCTGCGCGAGTTGCAGGAAGGCCTGGAAGCGGCGGGGCAGACGGTTCACCTCATCGGCGGTGCCGACGTGGCGGCGGAGCTGGACGCCAAGCGGGCGATTAACCAGGGCTCGCGGTTGGCGGCGCAGTTGTAA
- a CDS encoding 1-aminocyclopropane-1-carboxylate deaminase/D-cysteine desulfhydrase, which translates to MLLPALDWHPQPRLEPLHMDWLARAGVEVAVLRLDRIDPLISGNKWFKLVHHLRAAHEAGAEGVMSLGGAYSNHLHALAAAGKRFGFPTAGLLRGHPQDTPTVRDLKAFGMDLHWLGYGGYRERHAADFWGPWLIRYPHLHPVPEGGSGLPGAQGCMTWAASVREQLVTLGWADYHGWWLACGTGTSLAGLVLAEAGERPVYGVLAVPPDHGVAQQVERIVAEAELSSPCYELFDGSRGGFARVDAELTDFIETTAAIELEPLYTGKALMLLKARVEAGGFAPGTRLVFVHTGGLQGRRGFD; encoded by the coding sequence ATGCTGCTTCCCGCCCTCGACTGGCACCCCCAACCCCGACTCGAACCTCTTCACATGGACTGGCTCGCCCGTGCCGGTGTCGAAGTAGCGGTGTTGCGCCTGGACCGGATCGATCCGCTGATCAGCGGCAACAAGTGGTTCAAGCTGGTCCATCATCTGCGCGCCGCCCATGAGGCCGGTGCCGAAGGGGTCATGAGCCTGGGCGGGGCCTATTCCAACCATTTGCATGCGCTGGCGGCGGCCGGCAAGCGCTTCGGCTTTCCCACGGCCGGGCTGTTGCGCGGTCATCCCCAGGACACGCCGACGGTGCGCGACCTGAAAGCGTTCGGCATGGACCTGCACTGGTTGGGTTATGGCGGATACCGAGAGCGGCACGCAGCGGATTTCTGGGGGCCGTGGCTGATCCGCTATCCACATTTGCACCCGGTGCCCGAGGGTGGTTCAGGATTACCTGGGGCACAAGGTTGCATGACGTGGGCGGCCAGTGTTCGTGAGCAATTAGTGACATTGGGGTGGGCGGATTATCACGGCTGGTGGCTGGCCTGCGGAACTGGAACGTCGCTGGCCGGACTGGTGCTGGCCGAAGCGGGCGAGCGCCCGGTCTACGGCGTGCTGGCGGTGCCCCCGGACCATGGTGTGGCCCAGCAGGTCGAGCGCATCGTGGCGGAGGCGGAGCTTTCCAGCCCGTGTTATGAATTGTTCGACGGCAGCCGTGGCGGTTTCGCCCGGGTCGATGCCGAACTCACCGACTTCATCGAAACCACGGCGGCCATCGAACTGGAGCCGTTGTACACCGGCAAGGCCTTGATGCTGCTCAAGGCGCGGGTCGAGGCGGGAGGCTTTGCCCCCGGCACCCGCCTGGTCTTTGTCCACACCGGCGGTTTGCAAGGCCGCCGAGGGTTCGATTAA
- a CDS encoding cytochrome b codes for MPWKNSENRYSTVTVTLHWLMLVLLAVVYACIELRGIFPKGSGGRTLIKEAHFMLGLTVFLLVWLRLFARSMGKAPGIFPASPAWQTVLARLMHWALYLFMIAMPLLGWLITSAEGHQVMFYGFDLPLLVDQDKDFAKQLEGWHVLGGTIGYWLIGLHALAGLYHHYVVRDNTLLRMMPKRG; via the coding sequence ATGCCCTGGAAAAACTCGGAAAACCGCTACAGTACCGTCACGGTAACCCTGCACTGGCTGATGCTGGTCCTGCTGGCCGTGGTTTATGCCTGCATTGAGTTGCGGGGAATTTTTCCCAAGGGCAGCGGCGGCCGGACATTGATCAAGGAAGCGCATTTCATGCTCGGCCTGACGGTGTTCCTGTTGGTTTGGCTGCGCCTGTTCGCCCGCAGCATGGGCAAGGCACCGGGGATTTTCCCGGCATCACCTGCCTGGCAAACCGTCCTTGCCCGCCTGATGCACTGGGCGCTGTACCTGTTCATGATCGCCATGCCGCTGCTGGGCTGGCTGATCACCAGCGCCGAAGGACACCAGGTGATGTTCTACGGTTTCGATTTGCCGTTGCTCGTTGATCAAGACAAGGATTTTGCCAAGCAACTGGAAGGCTGGCACGTGCTCGGCGGCACCATCGGCTATTGGCTGATCGGCCTGCATGCCTTGGCGGGGCTGTATCACCACTACGTGGTGCGCGACAACACGCTGTTGCGGATGATGCCCAAACGCGGCTGA
- a CDS encoding type VI secretion system Vgr family protein: MRNDTESPFSLTLTQNDLQLQVLRFNGREALNQPYRFDLELIGLAPPINPDLLLGHPAFLRLDGESGIHGIVHSVSLSASAPRRIGYRLTLVPYLQQLEQGPRRRVFHRLSVVQVLQRLLEDHALPADSYRFELPHGQYPCRPFCIQYDESDLTLLQRLCEEEGIHYHFEHALQGHVLVFAEDPKSFPARPIELPLHPNDKLIPTIKRVYLRHHAMMPGLPVGFSDRATTETEVSAENQPLEQIDHEAQRGNPALIHRYQAGRRHLERLRCRQREIHGHSDQPALHGGDIVQISEHPVSTFNDQWLITEVQHRGRQFSILEPDLPATPSARDYRNRFTAIPWSTVFRPALKHPKPRIPGYHLAHVLGHAGQPAQPDECGQVSVSLWAPDQEGITLPVSRLTLGDSPSLIAGSEVLVSFLDGDPDRPVLCPGAVDTGAGHAAAPPKPSRGNHDAGLLLDWLLNPPDFTP, from the coding sequence ATGCGCAACGACACGGAAAGTCCCTTCAGCCTGACGCTCACGCAAAACGACCTGCAGTTGCAAGTCTTGCGTTTTAATGGCCGAGAAGCCCTCAACCAGCCGTACCGCTTCGACCTCGAACTGATCGGCCTGGCCCCGCCGATAAATCCCGACCTGCTACTGGGGCATCCGGCCTTCCTGCGCCTGGACGGTGAATCGGGCATCCATGGGATTGTCCACAGCGTCAGCCTGAGTGCTTCGGCCCCGCGACGCATCGGCTATCGCCTGACGTTGGTTCCCTACCTGCAGCAACTGGAACAAGGCCCGCGGCGTCGGGTTTTCCATCGGCTCAGTGTGGTGCAGGTGCTGCAACGCCTGCTGGAAGACCATGCCCTGCCCGCCGACAGTTACCGTTTCGAGCTGCCCCATGGGCAGTACCCATGTCGCCCATTCTGCATCCAGTACGACGAAAGCGACCTGACCCTCCTGCAACGGCTGTGCGAGGAGGAAGGCATTCATTACCACTTCGAGCACGCCCTCCAGGGCCACGTCCTGGTGTTCGCCGAAGACCCGAAGAGTTTCCCCGCGCGCCCCATCGAGCTGCCCCTGCACCCGAACGACAAACTGATACCGACCATCAAGCGCGTGTATTTGCGCCACCACGCGATGATGCCTGGCTTGCCTGTCGGGTTCAGTGACCGGGCCACGACCGAAACCGAAGTCTCGGCGGAGAATCAACCCCTTGAGCAGATCGATCATGAAGCCCAGCGTGGCAACCCCGCCTTGATTCACCGTTACCAGGCCGGACGCCGCCATCTGGAACGGTTGCGCTGTCGGCAACGGGAAATCCATGGCCACAGTGATCAACCGGCCCTGCACGGCGGCGACATCGTGCAGATCAGCGAACACCCGGTTTCCACCTTCAACGATCAATGGCTGATCACCGAGGTCCAGCACCGCGGGCGGCAGTTTTCGATCCTGGAACCGGACCTGCCCGCCACGCCCTCGGCCCGTGACTACCGTAACCGGTTCACCGCCATTCCCTGGTCCACCGTGTTCAGGCCGGCCCTCAAGCATCCCAAGCCGCGCATTCCCGGGTATCACCTGGCCCATGTACTCGGCCATGCCGGCCAGCCGGCCCAACCCGATGAATGCGGCCAAGTGAGTGTCAGCCTCTGGGCGCCGGACCAGGAAGGCATCACGCTGCCCGTATCGCGACTGACGCTGGGCGACAGCCCTTCCCTGATAGCGGGCAGCGAAGTGCTGGTGAGTTTTCTCGATGGCGACCCCGACCGACCGGTGCTGTGCCCAGGGGCGGTCGATACCGGCGCAGGACACGCCGCTGCCCCACCGAAACCGTCCCGTGGCAATCACGATGCCGGGCTGCTGTTGGACTGGCTGTTGAACCCGCCCGACTTCACACCCTGA
- a CDS encoding YebC/PmpR family DNA-binding transcriptional regulator — protein sequence MGAQWKVKHKEAAANAKGKIFGKLVKEITIAARNGADTATNAHLRLVVEQAKKASMPRETLERAIKKGSGQLGETVQYHRVTYEGFAPHQVPLIVECVTDNINRTVAEIRVAFRKGQLGASGSVAWDFNHVGMIEAAPDSPDADPEMAAIEAGAQDFEPGEDGATLFLTDPADLDAVQKALPEQGFTVLSAKLGYQPKNPVSGLTDEQMAEVEAFLEGLDNHDDVQDMFVGLAG from the coding sequence ATGGGCGCACAGTGGAAGGTTAAACACAAAGAAGCGGCTGCCAACGCCAAGGGCAAGATCTTCGGCAAACTGGTGAAAGAAATCACCATTGCCGCGCGCAACGGCGCTGATACCGCGACCAACGCGCACTTGCGACTGGTAGTCGAGCAGGCGAAGAAGGCCTCGATGCCCCGCGAGACCCTGGAACGTGCGATCAAGAAAGGTTCAGGCCAGCTCGGCGAAACCGTGCAATACCACCGCGTCACCTACGAAGGGTTCGCGCCGCACCAGGTGCCGCTGATCGTTGAATGCGTGACTGATAACATCAACCGTACCGTCGCCGAAATTCGCGTCGCGTTCCGCAAGGGCCAACTGGGCGCCTCGGGTTCGGTAGCGTGGGACTTCAACCATGTCGGCATGATCGAAGCCGCGCCGGACAGCCCGGACGCCGATCCGGAAATGGCCGCCATCGAGGCCGGTGCCCAGGATTTCGAGCCGGGCGAAGACGGCGCCACGTTATTCCTCACCGATCCTGCCGACCTCGATGCGGTACAGAAGGCGTTGCCGGAGCAGGGCTTTACTGTGCTGTCGGCCAAGTTGGGCTACCAGCCGAAGAACCCGGTCAGCGGGCTGACCGACGAGCAGATGGCTGAAGTCGAAGCCTTCCTTGAAGGCCTCGATAACCACGATGACGTGCAGGACATGTTTGTCGGGTTGGCCGGTTAA
- a CDS encoding ABC transporter substrate-binding protein, with amino-acid sequence MNNVKRSALFGFCSLGCACLGALLPATQALAEPTLYLGMNGGTMERLYADKVLPAFEKANNVKVVIVPGTSADILAKVQASKGNPQMHVMFLDDGIMYRAIAMGLCDKLEDSPPLAQIPAKGRIKDQAVAVSLGVTGLAYNTRLFKEKGWNTPTSWMDLADPRFKDKVVFQSMASSTFGLHGFLMFNRIQGGSETDVEPGFKAWPNTVGRNVLEYIPSSAKISEMLQTDEAALFPLTPTQVTALKLKGMPVEYAQPKEGAVVLNVAECAIAQNTQPELAQKLAAFLLTPQAQAIALEEGDQIPSNPNTPTTDKTRGQVEAMKQYLETAIAVDWDQVNEQRPAWNARWNRSIER; translated from the coding sequence ATGAATAACGTCAAACGCAGTGCACTGTTCGGTTTCTGCTCGCTGGGTTGCGCTTGCCTGGGCGCCCTGCTCCCGGCTACCCAGGCGTTGGCCGAGCCGACGCTTTACCTGGGCATGAACGGCGGCACCATGGAGCGGCTCTACGCCGACAAGGTCTTGCCGGCCTTCGAGAAAGCCAACAACGTCAAAGTGGTCATCGTACCCGGCACCTCCGCCGACATCCTGGCGAAGGTACAGGCCAGCAAAGGCAACCCGCAAATGCACGTGATGTTCCTCGACGACGGCATCATGTACCGCGCCATCGCCATGGGGCTGTGCGACAAGCTCGAGGACAGCCCGCCCCTGGCGCAGATCCCGGCCAAGGGGCGTATCAAGGATCAGGCCGTGGCCGTCAGCCTCGGGGTGACAGGACTGGCCTACAACACCCGGCTGTTCAAGGAAAAAGGCTGGAATACGCCCACTTCATGGATGGACCTGGCCGATCCACGCTTCAAGGACAAAGTGGTGTTCCAGTCGATGGCCTCCTCCACTTTTGGCCTGCACGGCTTTTTGATGTTCAACCGGATCCAGGGCGGCAGCGAAACCGACGTCGAGCCGGGCTTCAAGGCGTGGCCGAACACGGTGGGGCGCAACGTGCTGGAGTACATCCCGAGCTCGGCGAAGATATCCGAAATGCTGCAGACCGACGAAGCGGCGCTGTTCCCGCTGACGCCGACCCAGGTGACCGCGTTGAAACTCAAGGGCATGCCAGTGGAATATGCCCAGCCGAAGGAAGGCGCCGTAGTCCTCAACGTCGCCGAATGCGCCATCGCCCAAAACACCCAGCCGGAACTGGCGCAAAAGCTCGCCGCTTTCCTGCTGACCCCGCAAGCCCAGGCCATTGCCCTGGAAGAAGGCGACCAGATCCCTTCCAACCCCAACACCCCGACCACCGACAAGACCCGTGGCCAGGTGGAAGCGATGAAGCAATACCTGGAAACAGCGATTGCCGTGGATTGGGACCAGGTCAACGAACAACGCCCGGCCTGGAACGCCCGCTGGAACCGCAGCATCGAGCGCTAG